GTGTataggtttttaaaaaaaataaaaaaaacgactCATAGGCTGTTTCTTATTTCAGTAACATGATCTAATCACAGAGACACCCATAAAACCTAAGCACTACTTTACAGTCCCGAGTTTCCTAAGAGCAACATAAATGTGAGGTGGAATGAGTTCCAGACAATCTGAATAAACACGGCGCTGCACAGACCCTGCAGCATCTGCTTATACTGGAGGCCTCAGTCAGGACATGGTGGTAAATACCCACTCTAAGAATAGCCTGGGTATGCAGGGACCTGAATGCCCTTCTCCATAAATCAATAGTTAGTCATACGCTTTTTAGAAACACAGGAGTGGAGGTCTTCCCGCTGCTATAGACTCGTGGATGAAGGCGCTGTGAATAAAGACGACGAAGATCTCCTGTGGTTGCAGCAGCATGTGGATAATATGCATGAAGTGCACACTTTCTCCGCGTGTTAtgatacaaacacaacagtcacatgctttgcttcacttcactcaccccctgtcacagtcacactgtcCCCCTCCCTCATCACCACACATACACGATGTTTTCGGtcctgtttctttgtctctcggGCCAGCAGGGTTTATGCATCTCAAGGTTTAACTGCCTGCAACAGCACTCAAatgttcctctctctcctctttcaatCACAGAGCTGAGTATCTACCCAGCATCCCTTGCTGTGCCTGCCCACTGTGTGGATGCACCAGGGGATGTAAGCCTCTCTTTAATCCACTTCCATATTTTTTCATCACTGCCtgacatggggaaaaaaacaaaaacacacctttttacTCGGCACGAAACCTGTGCGACTGTCGGATTCATTCGCAGAAAGCTCTTCAGAAGTCAGACAGAAAGTATATCTATGACATGTGATGTGTCCACTTGGCTCTTTGTTGTACAGCCTCTGTTGTCTGTTCACTGCTCTGACTTGCATGTGTtacagacgaggaggaggaggaggaggacagcgCCCCCAACTTGCCATTACCCGCTGGTGCTTTCTCTCCACCGTCACCTGCTCCTGTTCCACAGGGTACAGACAAAAGCCACAACTCTCATAAtcttacatacatatatatgtttgtcGGTGATTTATTCTTAACAGGAGCTCTAGACTAATCTGATTATTTCTGATGTAAAAGACAAAGCAAAGTCAATGAAATGACCACAATTAACCTGGTTTAGATAGCATAACCTGTTTATAGTCTTTTGGGAATGTCAGTGTGTGCAATTCCTGTTACAAACAACAGCAACCCGAACAATTTGTTTCATAAATAGACCTattgtggcacagatctgtgcacCCATGATCAATTGCTGTGGGAATCACACAAAACTCCTTATACgaacatcctgggggtgtgtgtttatagttcACATTTTCtggcttcttatgtgttgttgaggtaaagttgtgattcattttatatcgcatttttagtagtgatataaagtagcagtaaTTGTCGAAGATGTCCCAAAATTAGACCGTTTCTCTTTCTGTTCattaaaaacgagccaagtatttccaaatttcacaaattcagtccggTTTTAATCAATATGAATTCTTTTGGCTCAGGTGTCTTTGTATGGTTGgtaaaaaggatataagacactctgtagTGCACATTtgtatagcctctgtataaactgtatgttttaatggaaaagtaatggggaaaaaaacagctgaaatgctctgtgtacTAAGcgttaaattaaaaaagcttGTTCCACACAATCATTTGACAGATCATGAATCTAATACAAAGACTTCCGCTCTCACCGTTCTCATATGGCGCGCTGTGCTCATCCCTTCAGGTTCACCTACCGCAGACGATGAGTGAGTCGTACCTGCTGGTGTGTGCAGAGCTGGGGGAGGTTGAGGTCTGGGAGAGGCATTGTTACACTGAGCTCTcctgagtgcacacacactgacttggACCACGGGACCATGCTCAACGACGTTCACTCACTCTCAGCTTCCCAAGTAAGAGAAAGGAAGAAGGAGACGCAAAGAATGGAATGAACCTTTTAAATGAACGTTGGTGAGGCAATCCTGCTGGGAGCTAGTGAGGAAGACATGATGAGGACATCTCTCTGACCCACCTTGCCTGCTCaccagaatgaaaatcatgacTAAGATGCACTAAGAGCTCAAAGACCACTGAGGAAAAAGAGACTCATCTAATCTCAGACACTGATATCTAAGTGTACAAGCCTGAGAAAGACGTACATGAAGTTTGAAACACAACTCATCAGTGACTTTATGAGATACTGAAGGCACAAACACGATAAACacgattttctttttgttctacTTTTGTAGCAAACGGAGAGTAAGAAACTATTTGTCctgcacagatttattttaaaatcagttttatttgtgtcgTGCCAAATCACTCTTTCCACTTGCGTTACCAGGCACTTTACATAGTAAGGTTGAGACCTTACAATATTATGGAACGATGACTGAAGAGATGACGGGGCttttaatgatgtgtgtgtgtgtccagtacAAATCAAAACACTCACACTTTATAGCGGTGCCTATACCATAGTTCTATGGTTTTtcatgtgtctcatgtatctgcactttggtttggtttgtccTTTTTCAGTATTTCAAAGGTTCTGAGTTGCTCTTGCAGTGTGATGTGCTGCATGACGTTGGACACTCCGAGTGATGTGATGTCAAACATAAAGCACAGATGTAACTCGGGCAGATCTCTCATATTTTTGAATGCTCGACagagtttcttttatttttcaacatgacaAATATCCCAATGACCCccttgtactgtatatttcccaagcaaataaaatatcaaaatgacTATAATGGATTTATCTGGAAACAAACCCAAGACCACGCAAACAACATCAAGACTCTCAGTGAAAGACCATATTGGTCTTGTGAATGTGGTCTTGACTGCAACGATACATTGACAgtatcaataaataataaagtcagTTCCAGGTTTAACTGTAGAATGTAAACTCGAGATGtagagagaagcagcagaggagagtggAGTCAAATACACTGCACTGTGCTGCATCTAGTCTCTGCTGCATCTCATTCAGGAAAATGTATGATTCTGAttctttaccttttttttttactgtataagCTTAACAATATTTAAGggaaatacacaaaaaatgtactttaaaagTGCTTCGACACACGGGTCACAGTGTGTTTAAGCATGACGTTGACTTGCACATTTaatacacacaagcacaggtGGAGGAGAAAAGTGCGGTTGACACGGTGTAACCCTAATATGAATTGTGAAATCATGGACAAATAAATGGTTTTTAAATTTactgtttgatgtgttttattgtgcttTATTTAGAATCTATAGAATAGTCCAATCATTCAAAATACTCTGCACTCAGCAATGATTATAGACACAATCagggtttctgtttttattgagaGTTTCAAAAAAACGATGCATCACGTGGAAGttcatttttttgcattatcCTCCATTTGGTTGGAACCAAGCTcatgtattataataatcatttagAGTTTGTAACAGGAAAGGCGTTAACTGCCTTTTCTGCCACCTACAGCAACATTGATATAGCACAACTGGACATTTGTGTATacaactacatatatatatatagatatatatatctatatatatatatctatatatatatacattgcaCCAACTTTGGCTAAAATGCTCATATTGAGATGGTAATAAAATGTTCTGTTGATACCTCGATGAACATGAACCAAAACATTTCCGCAGACATTTTCCTCCTGTCAACAGAAGTTTACAGGCtgaatgtttgcttttttcaGAATGAAAATACTTCAAGAACACATTCAGagcacttatttttttttttgttttttattctaaaaataaacacgAGTTGTAACAAGAAAGTGTAACACGTTGATAAAGTGGCTATACATACAGCAAATCTAAGACTGAAACAAAGGGTATAGGTCACATACATGTGTGGCCTGTTGGAAACTGATGACTTTGGTTGGAAACTGATGACTTTGGTGATAAGCTGCTTGTGGAACCGCTGTAATACAAAAAACTTACATAAAGTAAGCAGGGTTTGAGTACAGCAAATAAGGATTGAGTTTACAGTCCGCTGATGCAAAGCCACCACtgccaccaccgccgccgctgctgctgtcgtGGGCCTGGCGGCGGTAGTACCTGCGGAGGGCAGGGCTGCCGGGGTGACACTGTCTCACGTGGAGGAAATATTCATCAGGGCGGCCAGAGGTGAAACCGCAGTCTTCGCACACAAAGATCTTGGAGCGTCTCTGGCGGTAGGCGTACTGTTGGTGAACGCCGTGAATCTTCCTCTTGTGCGACTCCAGAGAGCAACGCTGGGTGAAGGCTTTCTCGCACAACTCACACTTGTAGGGACGGATACCTGCAAGCAGGGGGAGACAAAAAGACTTTATTTTCAGCGCACGTCTGTGTGTTGTGGAGGCTCTTGCAATTTCATATTGTAGTCTTATAGTTGTGTCACATTCAATTTAAAGCTtttctgacctgtgtgtgttcgCATGTGCCTTTTGAGGTCGAAGGTGTCGTTGAATCCTTTGCCACAGTATCGACACGGGTGCCTCTTCAGCAGGCTGTGACACTTGAGGTGCCGGGTTAACATACGCTGCAGAGGGAATATCTTATGGCACACCGAGCACACAAAGTCGCCCGAGCCTGGGGACGTACGAGGACGTGGCTGCGGGGGGAAAGTTCAGAAAGATCAGTTAAGAAAATGGctgaataaataacaattagAATCAGGCATTTTCTATTCTTGCTCAAAGGTAAACTCAAAGCTGACTGACACTGGACGCATGCAAATTAAATCTCACAATATTAAACCCCACATTAACATGAAGAAGCTGTAAACAGGCAGAAATATGAATTTGCATATCCAGATAGGTCagataaaaagaaagataacACATctatttaaaacttaattacaaAACTCATCACGGCTCACTTGCAGTACAGGTGGCTCACATTTTGGGAATCACTGGTCTCATGTAATAAAATCAGAACATTTAATTATAGGCAACGCACACTTATATTTCATCACCACTGGTGTTAAAAATGGATGAATAAGGATTTCGACAAACGTCCTCATTGTTggttaaatttgttttatgaCGACTTTTCAAGGGTTCATTCAAggatggttaaaaaaaaaagtcattgtgaGCTTATTTGCATGTCATCAACATCACgctgttaaaatgtcaaaatgtcagaaaaacattGCCATTAAACGCCTGTCAAAGTGCTGAGTTCATGGCCTTGTGGTGACCCATAACGTTTCCCAATTTCCTGTCTGCCCTCAGTCACTCTCTTAGTCCACCGCACAGATTTCAGCCATTTTTTTTCAGAGTGAAAGTAAAGCGGCGTGACTGTGTCAGAGCTTACCTTGGCTCTGGTGACTGGTGCCAGTGCACTGTGATGGTAGAAGGAGCTCCGGAGCATCAGTGTGGACCAGTTCAGCCTGGCATCAgcccctgctcctcctgctcctcctgctcctcctgctcctcctggtAATGACACTCTCATTCTTGCTGCTGTCCCGTGTCCTAAAGTGGCTGCTGACTGAGGCATAGTGATGGGATGCTGAGTGTCGGGACTGCTGCTGCATCTCTGCTCCTTCATGCTGTCACACTCTGCAAAGCAATAACACAAGTGTTCTTAAGTGACAATTTCTTAGCGTTTTAAGGATGTCACATAATTTGATGTAAAAGTTCTTACCAAGTGTG
This genomic stretch from Solea senegalensis isolate Sse05_10M linkage group LG13, IFAPA_SoseM_1, whole genome shotgun sequence harbors:
- the zgc:171929 gene encoding transcription factor Ovo-like 2 → MLTRHLKCHSLLKRHPCRYCGKGFNDTFDLKRHMRTHTGIRPYKCELCEKAFTQRCSLESHKRKIHGVHQQYAYRQRRSKIFVCEDCGFTSGRPDEYFLHVRQCHPGSPALRRYYRRQAHDSSSGGGGGSGGFASADCKLNPYLLYSNPAYFM